A genomic window from Pecten maximus chromosome 2, xPecMax1.1, whole genome shotgun sequence includes:
- the LOC117341690 gene encoding piggyBac transposable element-derived protein 3-like has translation MIAFHGRLGFRQYLPAKPTKYGIKVWMRADSENGFVNEFQIYTGKHGDTNQHQQYGQSTRVVLELTKKIENRHHIVNIDNFFTSYELLSILIRRLTYARGTTRSNRKEFPAAILHPKCVKNQGDLKVLQRGQIAAYAWKDKKTIFFLSSADDPRENGLQVQRRQKDGTQRQVPSPSVVQHYNLKMNGVDKADQTRTEYPTFRMCKRWWTYVFYFLLDLSIANAYILMKESPNHQLETKSGRRKERSLLDFRMKLAKLLIGNYRMARKRRRVSNKDLHGIGHWPKESVKRGRCKNCSKNRKRSDVKWECSGCAAHLCVKCFEEYHKNQ, from the coding sequence ATGATTGCTTTCCATGGACGACTTGGATTTCGTCAGTACCTGCCAGCCAAACCCACTAAGTATGGCATAAAAGTATGGATGCGTGCAGATTCTGAAAATGGATTCGTGAATGAATTCCAAATTTACACTGGGAAGCATGGCGATACTAATCAGCATCAACAATATGGACAATCCACAAGAGTGGTTCTGGAGTTGACTAAAAAGATAGAGAACAGGCATCATATTGTAAACATCGACAACTTTTTTACAAGTTATGAACTTTTGTCTATCTTGATCAGGCGCCTAACTTACGCCCGCGGCACAACCCGCTCCAACAGGAAGGAATTTCCTGCAGCCATATTACACCCAAAGTGTGTAAAAAACCAGGGTGACCTGAAAGTATTACAAAGGGGACAGATAGCTGCATATGCCTGGAAAGACAAGAAGACCATCTTCTTTTTGTCATCAGCTGATGATCCCAGAGAGAATGGATTGCAGGTACAAAGGCGACAGAAAGATGGTACTCAAAGACAGGTTCCTAGTCCGAGTGTTGTCCAGCACTACAACCTGAAAATGAATGGAGTGGACAAAGCGGACCAAACAAGGACAGAATATCCGACTTTCAGGATGTGCAAGAGGTGGTGGACATATGTTTTCTACTTCCTGTTAGATCTTTCGATCGCGAATGCCTACATTTTGATGAAGGAATCTCCTAATCACCAACTGGAGACGAAGTCTGGTCGTAGGAAAGAGAGATCTCTTCTCGACTTCAGAATGAAGTTGGCCAAACTACTTATTGGTAACTACAGAATGGCACGAAAGCGAAGAAGAGTCTCCAATAAAGATCTACATGGCATAGGTCATTGGCCAAAAGAAAGTGTCAAAAGAGGCAGGTGTAAAAACTGCTCAAAAAACCGAAAGCGGTCAGATGTGAAATGGGAGTGTTCAGGTTGTGCTGCTCATCTTTGTGTAAAATGTTTCGAAGAGTACCATAAGAATCAGTGA